The proteins below come from a single Limimonas halophila genomic window:
- the rnhA gene encoding ribonuclease HI has translation MSELPRVEIFTDGACSGNPGPGGWGAVLRSGEREKELSGGERETTNNRMELMAAIAALEQLKKPSRVRLVTDSTYLRQGITDWIHRWRRNGWRTASKKPVKNAELWQRLDAAMQRHEVSFEWVRGHAGHPENERADELARNAVPSA, from the coding sequence ATGAGCGAGCTTCCCCGGGTGGAAATCTTCACCGACGGCGCGTGTTCGGGCAACCCGGGCCCCGGCGGCTGGGGCGCGGTGCTGCGGTCGGGCGAGCGCGAGAAGGAGCTATCCGGCGGCGAGCGGGAAACCACCAACAACCGCATGGAGTTGATGGCCGCGATCGCCGCGCTCGAACAACTCAAAAAGCCGTCGCGCGTCCGGCTGGTGACGGACAGCACCTACCTGCGCCAGGGCATCACCGACTGGATCCACCGCTGGCGCCGCAACGGCTGGCGCACGGCGTCAAAGAAACCGGTGAAGAACGCCGAGCTGTGGCAGCGCCTGGACGCCGCGATGCAGCGCCACGAGGTCAGCTTCGAATGGGTCCGGGGCCACGCCGGCCACCCGGAAAACGAACGCGCCGACGAGTTGGCGCGAAACGCGGTGCCGTCCGCCTGA
- a CDS encoding peroxiredoxin produces the protein MIQVGDRLPTVTLRRMGNEGIEAVTTDDFFGGRRVALIGVPGAFTPSCSAQHLPGYVEQADALKAKGVDEVACVAVNDPFVMAEWAKAKGADGKVTLLSDGNGDFAEATGLAFDGSGIGLGTRLKRFAMVVDDGRVSSLRVEDDPAAVEVTAAEKLMADL, from the coding sequence ATGATCCAGGTCGGGGACCGCCTGCCCACCGTGACCCTGCGCCGCATGGGGAACGAGGGCATCGAGGCCGTGACCACCGACGACTTCTTCGGCGGCCGGCGCGTGGCGCTGATCGGGGTGCCGGGGGCGTTCACGCCGAGTTGCTCGGCCCAGCATCTGCCCGGCTACGTCGAGCAGGCCGACGCCCTGAAGGCCAAGGGCGTGGACGAGGTCGCCTGCGTCGCCGTCAACGATCCCTTCGTCATGGCGGAGTGGGCCAAGGCCAAGGGCGCCGACGGCAAGGTGACGCTCCTGTCCGACGGCAACGGCGACTTCGCCGAGGCGACCGGGCTGGCGTTCGACGGCAGCGGCATCGGTCTGGGCACGCGCCTCAAGCGCTTCGCCATGGTCGTAGACGACGGCCGTGTGAGTTCGCTGCGCGTCGAGGACGACCCCGCCGCCGTCGAGGTCACGGCCGCGGAAAAGCTGATGGCGGACCTTTAG